A stretch of DNA from Acidovorax carolinensis:
GCCCCGTGGCGGGCTCTCGTGCTCAGCAGCCGCGCGTGACGGGTGGGTGCAACTCGTGCTTTGGCGCCGCGTATTTGCCCAGTTCCCATTTGGCGATGGCATTGCGGTGCACTTCGTCCGGACCGTCGGCAAAGCGCAGCGTGCGCGCGCCGGCGTAGGCGTAGGCCAGCGGGAAGTCGTCGCACATGCCGCCGCCGCCATGCACTTGCATGGCCCAGTCGATCACCTGGCAGGCCATGCTGGGCGCCACCACCTTGATCATGGCGATTTCGGTGCGCGCGACCTTGTTGCCGGCGTTGTCCATCAGCCACGCAGCCTTGAGGGTGAGCAGGCGGGCCATGTCGATCTTGCAGCGGGCCTCGGCAATGCGCTCTTGCGTCACCGTTTGTTGGGCCACGGTCTTGCCGAAGGCCGTGCGGGAGCTGGCGCGCTTGCACATCAGCTCGAGTGCGCGCTCGGCCAGGCCGATCAGTCGCATGCAGTGGTGGATGCGTCCGGGGCCCAGGCGCCCTTGTGCGATCTCAAAGCCGCGGCCCTCGCCCAGCAGGATGTTGCTGACCGGCACGCGCACGTTGTCGAACGTCATCTCGACGTGGCCGTGCGGCGCATCGTCGTAGCCGAACACATTGAGCGGGCGGATGATGGTGATGCCCTTGGTGTCGGCGGGCACCAGCACCATGCTCTGC
This window harbors:
- a CDS encoding acyl-CoA dehydrogenase family protein, giving the protein MDFDYSPKTKELQAKLLRFMDEHIYPAEAEYSAELAANTAAGKRWSALHTIEKLKPKAQAAGLWNLFLPVDSAAASGYDGAGLTNQEYAPLAEIMGRVPWASEVFNCSAPDTGNMETIARYGDDTNKARWLKPLLEGKIRSAFAMTEPDVASSDATNIETRITREGDDYVINGRKWWISGAADPRCAVFVTMGKTDPDAPRHSQQSMVLVPADTKGITIIRPLNVFGYDDAPHGHVEMTFDNVRVPVSNILLGEGRGFEIAQGRLGPGRIHHCMRLIGLAERALELMCKRASSRTAFGKTVAQQTVTQERIAEARCKIDMARLLTLKAAWLMDNAGNKVARTEIAMIKVVAPSMACQVIDWAMQVHGGGGMCDDFPLAYAYAGARTLRFADGPDEVHRNAIAKWELGKYAAPKHELHPPVTRGC